One window from the genome of Nicotiana sylvestris chromosome 9, ASM39365v2, whole genome shotgun sequence encodes:
- the LOC104224209 gene encoding agamous-like MADS-box protein AGL29 has protein sequence MARMTSQMKNKSEKKILKDKRAEKIALSNKQNALSKRAMDLSTLCGIDIAIIIFSIAAEPFFFGNPNVESVVERFSQAKQSFYRMSSRKTTHEKTGGGEENDTMKKEKRKAINEEEKGESTLEIFEPTTLVKLEKLKQEIDQLEKDLAEKIDELQSKIGVKDPKFVLKMNATKCSTIYNK, from the coding sequence ATGGCAAGAATGACATCTCAAATGAAAAACAAATCCGAGAAAAAAATTCTCAAAGATAAGCGTGCTGAGAAGATAGCACTTTCCAATAAGCAAAATGCTCTTAGTAAAAGAGCGATGGATCTTTCCACCTTATGTGGAATTGATATAGCAATTATAATTTTTTCAATTGCTGCTGAACCGTTTTTCTTTGGTAATCCAAATGTAGAATCGGTCGTCGAGCGATTTTCGCAAGCAAAACAATCATTTTACCGCATGTCAAGCCGTAAGACGACACATGAAAAGACTGGAGGTGGGGAAGAAAATGATAcaatgaaaaaggagaaaaggaaggCAATAAATGAGGAAGAAAAAGGAGAATCTACATTGGAAATTTTCGAGCCAACTACTTTGGTAAAACTTGAGAAACTGAAGCAAGAGATTGACCAACTTGAAAAAGATTTGGCTGAAAAAATTGATGAGTTACAATCAAAAATAGGTGTAAAAGATCCAAAATTTGTACTCAAAATGAATGCAACAAAATGTTCAaccatatataataaataa